In Sphingomonas sp. LR60, the following are encoded in one genomic region:
- a CDS encoding helix-turn-helix domain-containing protein: protein MKEALAMIGIGRTSFYELVADGEITTVKIGRRRLVNVESLRRLAAEGYVVAPRYVHPEQISLDI, encoded by the coding sequence GTGAAGGAGGCGCTTGCCATGATCGGCATTGGTCGCACATCCTTTTACGAGCTGGTCGCGGATGGCGAGATCACAACCGTGAAGATCGGCCGGCGCCGGCTGGTGAACGTGGAGTCGCTGCGCCGGTTGGCAGCCGAGGGCTATGTCGTGGCACCGCGATACGTCCACCCCGAGCAGATAAGCCTCGACATCTGA
- a CDS encoding DUF3253 domain-containing protein, translated as MSDPRNVTLSMLASRAPDSTICPSEVARSIAQDWRCAMPEVHAAIDELVQAGLVQLSWKGQPLATRSGPYRIGRSS; from the coding sequence GTGAGCGATCCACGAAATGTGACGCTGTCTATGCTCGCGTCCCGAGCGCCCGATAGCACGATCTGCCCAAGCGAGGTGGCGCGCTCCATCGCACAGGACTGGCGCTGCGCCATGCCCGAGGTCCACGCCGCGATCGACGAACTGGTGCAAGCGGGCTTGGTACAATTGAGCTGGAAGGGGCAACCACTCGCGACGCGATCAGGACCTTACAGGATCGGGCGATCGAGCTGA
- a CDS encoding ZIP family metal transporter yields MQGRRVMSGVWAAGFWGLVGGSALILGAAIAWFAKLPQRLIASIMAIGAGVLISAVAFDLMDEAFHQGGFDSTAIGFLGGAVVYTAANIIVSRRGAKHRKRSGSNPQERQPEAKSDSGAAIAIGALLDGIPESVVIGVSLLSGAGVSAVTVAAVFLSNVPEGLSSAAGMKASGRSPVYVFGVWGGIAVASAIAAMIGNVALAGSSPDLIAGVTAVAAGAILAMLVDTMIPEATEATHDYSGLIAVVGFLIAFILTKSA; encoded by the coding sequence ATGCAAGGGAGACGCGTGATGTCAGGAGTTTGGGCGGCCGGGTTCTGGGGGCTTGTCGGCGGATCGGCCCTTATCCTTGGGGCCGCCATCGCCTGGTTCGCGAAACTGCCGCAGCGTCTGATCGCTTCCATCATGGCGATCGGCGCTGGCGTCCTGATCTCCGCGGTCGCCTTCGACCTGATGGACGAGGCCTTCCATCAAGGCGGCTTTGACTCCACGGCGATCGGCTTCCTCGGCGGCGCTGTCGTCTATACGGCGGCGAACATCATCGTGTCTCGGCGCGGTGCTAAGCACCGGAAGCGGTCGGGGTCGAACCCGCAGGAGAGGCAACCCGAAGCGAAGAGCGACTCCGGCGCCGCCATCGCGATCGGCGCATTGCTCGACGGCATACCGGAGTCGGTCGTGATCGGCGTCAGCCTCCTCAGCGGCGCGGGTGTCAGCGCGGTGACGGTCGCTGCTGTGTTCCTGTCGAACGTTCCCGAAGGACTGTCGAGCGCAGCGGGCATGAAGGCTTCGGGGCGCTCGCCGGTCTACGTCTTCGGCGTATGGGGCGGCATCGCGGTCGCCTCCGCTATCGCCGCGATGATCGGCAACGTCGCGCTGGCAGGTAGCAGCCCGGACCTGATCGCGGGCGTCACTGCGGTAGCGGCGGGTGCCATTCTCGCGATGCTGGTCGACACCATGATCCCGGAGGCAACCGAGGCAACGCACGACTATTCAGGTCTGATCGCCGTTGTCGGGTTCTTAATCGCCTTCATCCTGACCAAGAGCGCGTGA
- a CDS encoding methyl-accepting chemotaxis protein: MLKWFKEIAPIRLKFRVLVAVYGALSGSLAALVCYAAAHSSGVTTSPLVAGALALFALIIVVTLIAAHLICTPYVNTVLRMEALAAGDLDSPVAYTQHRDCVGRMTTAMESFRESSLAAAECNTQRAMALAMGAGLKEIASGNLSHRITAELSGPFAELKDDFNTAASELSSALSVVNTSALGIANGAHDIHQAADDLSRRTEQQAASLEQAAAAMHQITTTVQETAVSAARANDAVTQAREDAGQSGEVVLRAVEAMNGIERSSAEISEIIAVIDGIAFQTNLLALNAGVEAARAGGAGKGFAVVASEVRALAQRSADAAKDVKAKITASSQQVEVGVKLVAEAGASLDRISNRIGNISVLVSGIALAADQQATGLQQVNQAVAEMDGVTQQNAAMVEETMAATASLTQQTDRMSAEAGRFRLGITASVTSAPMLATDRAPSSFRRPLRAAAAGG; encoded by the coding sequence ATGCTGAAATGGTTCAAAGAGATTGCACCGATACGTCTGAAGTTCCGGGTTCTTGTGGCGGTGTACGGAGCCCTATCGGGATCGCTTGCCGCGCTGGTCTGCTACGCCGCGGCCCATTCTTCCGGCGTGACAACATCACCGCTCGTTGCCGGCGCGTTGGCGCTTTTCGCCTTGATCATCGTCGTCACGCTGATCGCGGCGCACCTCATCTGCACGCCGTACGTCAACACAGTTCTGCGGATGGAAGCGCTAGCCGCCGGAGATTTGGACAGTCCGGTCGCCTACACGCAGCACCGCGACTGCGTCGGACGGATGACGACCGCGATGGAGAGCTTCCGCGAAAGCTCTCTCGCCGCCGCCGAGTGCAATACCCAGCGGGCGATGGCGTTGGCGATGGGCGCAGGACTTAAAGAGATTGCCAGCGGGAACCTGTCGCACCGGATCACGGCGGAACTCAGCGGACCGTTCGCCGAGCTGAAGGATGACTTTAATACCGCAGCCAGCGAGCTGTCATCGGCCTTGTCGGTGGTGAACACTAGCGCGCTCGGCATCGCAAACGGAGCGCACGACATCCACCAGGCAGCAGACGATCTGTCGCGCCGCACCGAACAGCAGGCCGCGTCGCTGGAACAGGCCGCCGCCGCCATGCATCAGATCACGACGACCGTTCAGGAAACCGCGGTCAGTGCCGCCCGCGCCAACGATGCCGTCACACAGGCGCGGGAAGACGCCGGGCAATCCGGCGAGGTCGTGTTGCGCGCGGTCGAAGCCATGAACGGCATTGAGCGTTCCTCGGCTGAGATCAGCGAGATCATCGCTGTTATCGACGGCATCGCCTTTCAGACAAACCTGCTGGCGCTTAACGCCGGTGTCGAAGCTGCCCGGGCCGGCGGCGCTGGCAAGGGCTTCGCGGTCGTTGCCAGTGAGGTTCGCGCCCTGGCACAGCGATCGGCCGATGCGGCGAAGGACGTGAAGGCAAAGATCACCGCGTCCAGTCAGCAGGTGGAGGTTGGCGTGAAGCTGGTGGCGGAAGCAGGTGCCTCGCTGGATCGCATCTCCAACCGCATCGGCAACATCAGCGTTCTTGTCTCAGGCATTGCCTTGGCGGCAGATCAGCAGGCTACTGGGCTGCAGCAGGTCAATCAGGCGGTCGCTGAAATGGACGGGGTAACCCAGCAAAATGCTGCGATGGTCGAAGAAACGATGGCCGCGACCGCCAGCTTGACCCAACAGACAGATCGAATGTCGGCGGAGGCGGGGCGGTTTCGCCTGGGGATCACGGCATCGGTCACGTCGGCCCCTATGCTGGCTACTGATCGGGCTCCTTCAAGTTTCCGTCGCCCCCTTCGTGCAGCGGCTGCCGGCGGTTGA
- a CDS encoding helix-turn-helix domain-containing protein — protein sequence MKVEQCRAARALLDWSAQQLAEYAGVGVATVRRFESGSTVADTSVDAMTKALNAAGISLIPAGAPSPNGGAGVRLSVR from the coding sequence ATGAAAGTTGAGCAATGCCGGGCTGCTAGAGCCTTGCTCGACTGGTCGGCGCAGCAATTAGCCGAGTATGCTGGTGTAGGCGTTGCCACGGTGCGCCGTTTCGAAAGTGGTAGCACCGTCGCTGACACCTCCGTGGATGCCATGACCAAGGCCCTAAATGCGGCGGGTATCAGCTTGATCCCCGCAGGCGCGCCCTCCCCTAACGGCGGTGCGGGCGTCCGCCTCAGCGTGCGGTAA